In the genome of Syntrophales bacterium, one region contains:
- a CDS encoding AAA family ATPase yields the protein MIKQEMILRNTMRQLGFESEEILPKGGFGAVLARAGVGKTAFLVQLALSGLLNEKKVLHISLNDPVDKVNIWYNELFRLLAAGDERVNKAAFLESLLPNRFIMTFRVEGFSVPKLEERLNDLSEQGIFSPSIMIIDGLNFEDSRISDIKELKKLAEKRGMQAWFTVQTHRHEEPVADSLPSSFAPFAELFEIIMELRHEHADVHIKVLRGSGAVSESALLDPTTMLIKEKF from the coding sequence ATGATTAAACAGGAAATGATCCTTCGCAACACCATGCGTCAACTCGGTTTTGAGTCAGAAGAAATCCTTCCCAAAGGTGGTTTCGGTGCGGTTCTGGCCCGCGCCGGGGTAGGCAAAACAGCCTTTCTGGTGCAACTGGCCTTAAGCGGGCTGCTCAATGAAAAAAAGGTTCTCCATATCAGCCTCAACGATCCAGTTGACAAGGTAAATATTTGGTATAATGAGCTTTTCCGTCTCCTTGCCGCCGGTGACGAAAGGGTCAATAAAGCCGCTTTTTTAGAGTCTCTGCTGCCCAATCGCTTTATCATGACCTTCCGTGTCGAGGGTTTCAGCGTTCCTAAATTGGAGGAACGACTGAACGATCTCTCCGAGCAGGGGATATTTTCTCCCTCCATCATGATCATTGACGGTCTGAACTTCGAAGATTCGAGAATTTCGGATATCAAAGAACTAAAAAAACTGGCGGAAAAACGCGGGATGCAGGCATGGTTCACCGTTCAGACCCACCGTCATGAAGAGCCGGTCGCGGATAGTTTGCCCTCCTCCTTTGCCCCGTTTGCAGAATTGTTTGAAATCATCATGGAGCTTCGGCATGAACATGCCGACGTTCATATAAAGGTTCTGCGGGGAAGCGGCGCCGTTAGCGAATCGGCGTTGCTCGATCCGACTACAATGCTGATCAAGGAAAAGTTTTAA
- the recC gene encoding exodeoxyribonuclease V subunit gamma translates to MGGFNIYWGNRLETLADVLADVMHTPLLNPLQSEIVVVHNKGMQHWVSMRLAERNGVSANVRFPFPRAFLYESGVKLAGISIGDEYEPDILTWRIMEALPPCLSDPLYLEIRNYLADDSGGLRAYQFSAMLAMVYDRYLVYRPETIAAWEKGDSSTGEERWQADMWRKIRASCRAEHIGGLRSTIASQLNQQTVRSLLPERISIFGISNLPPLYLDIFKLLSRAIQINGFFLNPSREFWTDIRSEREMGMMVKRVRENTSWKTATSDDLYLQRGNKLLSSFGRCGRDFYAQLLQFSFDITDKFSDPGENALLEIVQSDILNLRDRGADAPAVMLSSCDKSIQIHSCHSPLREVEVLYDQLLEIFSQEPGLLPTDVVVMSPRIEAYGSFIEAVFGGREIPFSIADRGLTRGNPFVRALLAVLELLKGRFVLADVMALLDFPPVRRRFELGEQEVELMRRWAVESGIRWGTDALDRKMSGLPATSENTWQMGLERLLLGYALPGDAGMFAGIVPYGDIEGSDGEILGRLISFVETIISLRKTLMAPRSLKAWALCFLSMINSLFESSGGQDDEEDLHLLRKQVEETGAMENRAMFTGNVEFLTAKALFQNYLQKTIHPYGYLRGGVTFCSMLPMRSIPFRIVCLLGMNNGDFPRRSAAVDFDLMAKKPRPGDPSQRDEDRYLFLEALLSARKTFYISYTGLSSEDNSVIPPSGVVSELLDCLEEGFSAEAGTLREQLFTLHHLQAFHPEYFSNNSKLFSYSRENLRAARALIMDINLRFQECRLKKEFFTDPLPEPEVGWREVGIANLQSFFSNPSRYLLKKRIGLTFENGYEILPEKELFRIGGLAGFQTAETMLAYAVQGGDLQELYPVLTAAGSLPHGTVGFCEYESLAGEVSELVELLKTIPDWGKKSKINVQKMIVDVDLAIAGLRVTGRLKYLTESGLLKYRFGKIRARDLLGIWIELLLISVAEEGFSLPALFFGREGGWVFARPENAAALLEELLGLYSAGLRRPLPFFPETSLSYAEAMYGGKSEEEALRRAMTTWADKEYAYGEINDPYCQRCFGDEPPFRDGAFQETALMVFQPLLACKKRLER, encoded by the coding sequence ATGGGCGGTTTCAACATTTATTGGGGAAACAGGCTTGAAACGCTCGCGGATGTGCTTGCCGATGTCATGCATACTCCCCTTTTAAATCCCCTCCAAAGCGAGATTGTCGTTGTACATAACAAGGGGATGCAACACTGGGTTTCGATGCGTTTGGCAGAGAGAAACGGCGTCTCTGCGAATGTCCGATTTCCCTTTCCCCGTGCTTTTCTTTACGAAAGCGGGGTTAAGCTCGCCGGGATCTCGATCGGCGACGAGTACGAACCCGATATCCTGACATGGCGAATTATGGAGGCCCTGCCGCCCTGTCTGAGTGATCCCCTCTATCTCGAAATCCGGAACTACCTTGCCGATGATTCCGGCGGTTTGCGGGCATACCAGTTCTCTGCAATGCTGGCCATGGTTTATGATCGTTATCTGGTCTATCGTCCGGAGACCATAGCCGCCTGGGAAAAGGGCGACAGCTCAACAGGCGAAGAACGGTGGCAGGCAGATATGTGGAGAAAAATCCGCGCCTCCTGCCGGGCTGAGCATATCGGCGGCCTGCGCTCCACCATTGCCAGTCAACTAAACCAGCAGACGGTGCGTTCGCTTCTTCCTGAGAGGATCTCGATATTCGGCATCTCCAATCTGCCCCCCCTCTATCTGGACATCTTTAAGCTTCTTTCCCGGGCAATTCAGATAAATGGATTTTTTTTGAACCCCAGCCGGGAGTTTTGGACGGATATACGTTCGGAACGGGAGATGGGGATGATGGTAAAGCGGGTGCGGGAAAATACGTCCTGGAAAACAGCCACCAGCGATGATCTCTACCTGCAGCGGGGGAACAAACTGCTTTCCTCTTTTGGCCGTTGCGGTCGGGATTTTTATGCGCAGCTTCTCCAGTTTTCCTTCGATATTACAGATAAATTTTCTGATCCCGGGGAAAATGCGCTTTTAGAGATCGTTCAGTCGGACATCCTGAATCTGCGTGATCGCGGCGCCGACGCCCCCGCAGTTATGCTGTCTTCGTGCGACAAATCAATCCAAATCCATTCCTGCCATAGTCCCCTGCGGGAAGTAGAGGTGCTTTACGATCAGCTCCTGGAAATATTTTCCCAAGAACCGGGGCTTTTGCCGACGGATGTCGTTGTCATGTCGCCCCGGATAGAAGCATACGGGTCGTTTATTGAGGCGGTTTTTGGAGGCAGGGAGATTCCCTTCAGTATTGCTGACCGGGGACTGACCAGGGGCAACCCCTTTGTTCGGGCGCTGCTTGCCGTCCTGGAGCTTCTGAAGGGCCGCTTTGTCCTTGCCGATGTTATGGCACTGCTCGATTTTCCTCCCGTAAGAAGACGCTTTGAATTGGGAGAGCAAGAGGTGGAGCTGATGCGCCGCTGGGCAGTGGAATCGGGAATCCGTTGGGGGACGGACGCTCTCGATCGCAAAATGTCCGGTCTGCCTGCTACCAGTGAAAACACCTGGCAAATGGGGCTGGAGCGTCTGCTGTTAGGGTATGCATTGCCTGGCGATGCGGGCATGTTTGCCGGAATTGTGCCGTATGGAGACATCGAAGGCAGCGACGGGGAAATCCTGGGACGATTAATTTCCTTTGTTGAAACAATAATCTCGCTTCGCAAGACCCTTATGGCGCCCCGTTCCCTTAAAGCGTGGGCGCTTTGTTTCTTGTCAATGATCAACTCACTTTTTGAATCATCCGGCGGCCAGGACGACGAAGAAGACCTTCACCTTTTGCGCAAACAAGTCGAAGAGACAGGGGCCATGGAAAACAGGGCCATGTTCACTGGGAATGTTGAATTTTTAACGGCAAAAGCTCTTTTTCAGAATTATCTCCAGAAAACGATTCATCCTTACGGATATCTGCGGGGCGGGGTTACATTCTGCTCGATGCTCCCGATGCGGAGTATTCCTTTTCGGATTGTCTGTCTGCTCGGGATGAACAATGGCGATTTTCCCCGGCGCTCTGCCGCCGTTGATTTCGATCTGATGGCCAAAAAACCGCGACCGGGGGACCCCTCGCAAAGGGACGAGGATCGCTACCTGTTTTTGGAAGCGCTGCTGTCCGCCCGTAAAACATTTTACATAAGTTATACCGGGCTCAGCAGCGAAGACAACAGCGTCATTCCCCCGTCCGGGGTGGTATCGGAGCTGCTCGACTGTCTGGAGGAGGGATTCAGCGCTGAGGCGGGGACACTGCGGGAACAACTGTTTACATTGCACCATTTGCAGGCATTTCATCCCGAATATTTCTCTAATAACTCAAAACTGTTCAGCTATTCCCGTGAAAATCTGAGAGCGGCCCGGGCGCTTATTATGGACATTAATCTGCGATTTCAGGAGTGCCGGTTAAAGAAGGAGTTTTTTACCGACCCGCTCCCCGAACCGGAGGTGGGTTGGCGGGAAGTCGGCATTGCCAATTTGCAGTCATTTTTCAGCAATCCGTCACGATATCTGCTGAAAAAGAGGATTGGCCTTACCTTCGAAAACGGGTATGAAATCCTTCCCGAAAAAGAGCTGTTCCGCATTGGCGGGCTTGCAGGATTCCAGACGGCGGAAACTATGCTGGCGTATGCCGTTCAAGGAGGAGACCTACAGGAACTTTATCCCGTCTTGACGGCTGCGGGGAGTCTTCCTCACGGAACCGTCGGGTTCTGTGAATATGAATCCTTGGCCGGCGAGGTAAGCGAATTAGTAGAATTATTGAAAACCATTCCCGACTGGGGGAAGAAATCGAAAATTAATGTTCAAAAAATGATTGTTGACGTTGATCTGGCGATCGCCGGACTGCGCGTGACCGGAAGGTTAAAATATCTGACCGAATCTGGTCTTCTGAAGTACCGGTTTGGTAAAATTCGCGCCCGGGATTTACTCGGAATCTGGATTGAGCTGTTGCTTATCTCCGTTGCAGAGGAGGGATTCTCACTGCCAGCGCTGTTTTTCGGGCGAGAGGGGGGATGGGTTTTTGCACGGCCTGAAAATGCGGCGGCTCTACTGGAAGAACTCCTCGGTCTGTACTCCGCCGGCCTGCGTCGGCCGCTGCCTTTTTTCCCGGAGACGTCTCTTAGCTATGCCGAGGCCATGTACGGAGGAAAAAGTGAAGAGGAGGCCCTGAGGCGGGCGATGACAACCTGGGCGGACAAAGAATATGCCTATGGGGAGATTAACGACCCCTATTGCCAGCGATGCTTCGGCGATGAACCGCCTTTCAGGGACGGTGCGTTTCAGGAAACGGCGCTCATGGTTTTCCAGCCGCTTCTTGCCTGCAAAAAGAGGCTGGAAAGATGA